The following are encoded together in the Mesoterricola sediminis genome:
- the aroA gene encoding 3-phosphoshikimate 1-carboxyvinyltransferase, giving the protein MIHTAPGTLSGRLRAPASKSHLQRLLLAASLAEGTCVIRNPGESADGQACLAVIQGLGARVARGADRVEVTGGAGPAAEVLDCGESGFCLRAAAAVAALAPRASTLQARGSLRLRPMDMVLDPLRQLGAACDAAGGLPPVRVRGPLLGGDVTVDGRASSQFLSGLLLALPRAPRDSRVIVEGLRSAPYVRMTLGVLEAFGARVRASEDLAVLEVPGGQTFRPVDLAVEGDWSGAAFLLVAGAVAGDVAVEGLDPRSAQADRAVVAALEAAGARLAWEDGALRARRSDLAGFTFDATDCPDLFPPLAALACHARGRTRLKGASRLRAKESDRAEALVTELSALGARIAVTGDWMEIDGGPLAGGRVDPRNDHRIAMAGAVAGLVSREGVALDGEHCVDKSYPGFFRDLESLRGEP; this is encoded by the coding sequence ATGATCCACACTGCACCCGGAACCCTGTCGGGGCGCCTCCGCGCCCCCGCATCCAAGAGCCACCTCCAGCGCCTGCTCCTGGCGGCCAGCTTGGCGGAAGGCACGTGCGTGATCCGGAATCCGGGGGAATCCGCGGACGGGCAGGCCTGTCTGGCGGTGATCCAGGGGCTGGGGGCGCGGGTGGCGCGGGGGGCGGACCGGGTGGAGGTGACCGGGGGCGCCGGTCCCGCCGCGGAAGTCCTCGACTGCGGCGAATCGGGCTTCTGCCTCAGGGCCGCCGCCGCGGTGGCGGCCCTGGCGCCCCGGGCGTCCACGCTCCAGGCGCGGGGGTCGCTGCGGCTCCGGCCCATGGACATGGTGCTGGACCCCCTCCGGCAGCTGGGGGCCGCCTGCGACGCGGCGGGAGGCCTGCCGCCGGTGCGGGTGCGGGGGCCGCTCCTGGGCGGCGACGTGACCGTGGACGGCCGCGCCAGCTCCCAGTTCCTCAGCGGGCTCCTGCTGGCCCTGCCCCGGGCCCCGCGGGACAGCCGCGTGATCGTGGAGGGCCTGCGCAGCGCCCCCTACGTCCGCATGACCCTGGGCGTGCTGGAGGCCTTCGGGGCGCGGGTCCGGGCGTCGGAGGACCTGGCCGTCCTGGAGGTGCCCGGAGGGCAGACGTTCCGCCCCGTGGACCTGGCGGTGGAGGGGGACTGGTCCGGCGCGGCGTTCCTGCTGGTGGCCGGGGCCGTGGCGGGGGACGTCGCGGTGGAGGGGCTGGACCCGCGCTCCGCCCAGGCGGATCGCGCCGTCGTGGCGGCGCTGGAGGCCGCGGGGGCGCGCCTGGCCTGGGAGGACGGCGCGCTCCGGGCGCGGCGCTCGGACCTGGCGGGCTTCACCTTCGACGCCACCGACTGCCCCGATCTCTTCCCGCCCCTGGCGGCGCTGGCCTGCCATGCCCGGGGCCGCACGCGCCTGAAGGGGGCCTCCCGCCTCCGGGCGAAGGAGAGCGACCGCGCCGAGGCCCTCGTCACCGAGCTTTCGGCCCTGGGGGCCCGGATCGCCGTGACGGGGGACTGGATGGAGATCGACGGCGGGCCCCTCGCGGGGGGGCGCGTCGATCCCCGCAACGATCACCGCATCGCCATGGCTGGCGCCGTGGCCGGCCTGGTGAGCCGCGAGGGCGTGGCCCTGGACGGCGAGCACTGCGTGGACAAGTCGTACCCCGGCTTCTTCCGCGACCTGGAATCCCTGCGAGGTGAGCCTTGA
- a CDS encoding anthranilate synthase component II gives MILFIDNYDSFTFNLVSMMGALEPDLAVVRNDAIDVAGALAMAPSGLVLSPGPGHPREAGACLDLVRAFAPRIPVLGVCLGHQVITEAFGGRVGRAGRPMHGKVSLMVHDGTGLLAGLPDPLEVGRYHSLAAEAASLPDCLAVQGRTGDGEIMALRHRDYDCHGVQFHPESVLTPEGGRILAAFTARCRQAAPTEVPRCS, from the coding sequence ATGATCCTCTTCATCGACAACTACGATTCCTTCACCTTCAACCTGGTGTCCATGATGGGCGCCCTGGAGCCGGACCTGGCCGTGGTCCGCAACGACGCCATCGACGTGGCCGGGGCCCTGGCGATGGCGCCCTCGGGCCTCGTCCTCTCCCCGGGCCCCGGGCACCCCCGCGAGGCGGGGGCCTGCCTGGACCTGGTGCGGGCCTTCGCGCCGCGGATCCCGGTGCTGGGGGTCTGCCTGGGCCACCAGGTGATCACCGAGGCCTTCGGCGGCCGGGTGGGCCGCGCGGGCCGCCCCATGCACGGCAAGGTCTCGCTCATGGTCCACGACGGGACCGGGCTCCTGGCTGGGCTGCCGGATCCCCTGGAGGTGGGCCGCTACCACTCCCTCGCCGCGGAGGCCGCGTCCCTGCCGGACTGCCTCGCGGTGCAGGGCCGCACCGGCGACGGGGAGATCATGGCCCTCCGCCACCGCGACTACGACTGCCACGGGGTCCAGTTCCACCCCGAATCCGTCCTGACCCCCGAGGGCGGCCGCATCCTGGCCGCCTTCACCGCGCGCTGCCGCCAGGCCGCGCCGACCGAGGTGCCCCGATGCTCGTGA
- the trpD gene encoding anthranilate phosphoribosyltransferase yields MNPALEIKDDLTLEGARAFMEACLDPASDPGEVGRALLALNARPFRGEELTAFAQVLRARAVPFRAARPALDTCGTGGDARQGVHTANLSTLSALALARMGVDVVKHGSRSASSLCGSADLLEALGLDLARPVEAAEADLARTGFAFLFAPRFHPVLARMVPIRRALGVPTVFNMLGPLLNPARPPYQVLGVAQEAWILPVAEALAALGLARAFVVHGKDAGGAGMDEASLEGPTRVQAVRDGRVAEAAVFLPGDAGIRPGLAPAAADSLEACVALARGLAGGASDPAYSARVAEEVALQAALGLALVRDAGLGTLPDLVAEGREALRAGLDLPSLLSLAA; encoded by the coding sequence ATGAACCCTGCACTCGAGATCAAGGATGACCTGACGCTGGAAGGCGCCCGCGCCTTCATGGAGGCCTGCCTGGACCCGGCCTCGGACCCCGGGGAGGTGGGCCGGGCCCTGCTGGCCCTTAACGCCCGCCCCTTCCGGGGCGAGGAGCTGACGGCCTTCGCCCAGGTCCTGCGGGCCCGGGCGGTGCCCTTCCGGGCGGCGCGGCCGGCCCTGGACACCTGCGGCACGGGCGGCGACGCCCGCCAGGGGGTCCACACCGCCAACCTGTCGACCCTGTCGGCCCTGGCCCTGGCGCGCATGGGGGTGGACGTGGTGAAGCACGGGAGCCGCTCGGCCTCGAGCCTCTGCGGCTCCGCGGACCTGCTGGAGGCCCTGGGCCTGGACCTGGCCCGGCCCGTCGAGGCCGCGGAGGCCGACCTGGCCCGCACCGGCTTCGCTTTCCTCTTCGCGCCGCGCTTCCACCCCGTCCTGGCGCGCATGGTGCCCATCCGCCGGGCCCTGGGGGTGCCGACGGTGTTCAACATGCTGGGGCCCCTCCTGAACCCGGCGCGTCCGCCCTACCAGGTGCTGGGCGTGGCCCAGGAGGCCTGGATCCTGCCGGTGGCCGAGGCCCTGGCGGCCCTGGGCCTCGCGCGGGCCTTCGTCGTGCACGGCAAGGACGCCGGCGGCGCCGGCATGGACGAGGCGTCCCTGGAGGGGCCCACCCGGGTCCAGGCCGTGCGGGACGGGCGCGTGGCGGAAGCCGCCGTCTTCCTCCCCGGCGACGCGGGGATCCGCCCGGGCCTCGCCCCGGCGGCGGCGGATTCGCTGGAGGCCTGCGTGGCCCTGGCCCGGGGCCTCGCCGGCGGGGCCTCCGATCCCGCCTATTCCGCGCGCGTGGCCGAGGAGGTGGCCCTCCAGGCCGCCCTGGGCCTCGCCCTGGTGCGCGATGCGGGCCTGGGGACCCTGCCGGACCTGGTGGCCGAGGGCCGGGAGGCCCTCCGCGCGGGCCTCGACCTCCCCTCCCTCCTGTCCCTGGCGGCCTAG
- a CDS encoding chorismate synthase yields the protein MNGFGRLFRLSILGESHGPCVGVLLDGVPAGLPLAPPAFEADMARRRGGGAPGTTPRREDDTALLQTGVHEGRTTGAPLLILFENRNTDSSAYAALRHTPRPGHADWVAMRKFGGFNDLRGSGHFSGRLTAGLVAAGVVAKQLLAPVRVEARLTEAGGKADVERAVAEAMAAGDSVGGLVECRVQGLPAGLGEPFFDSVESLLAHAAFAIPAVKGIEFGDGFQVARLRGSQVNDPIADMAGRTATNHAGGINGGITNGNELVFRVAVKPTSSIKAPQTTLDLRTQAPAELKVGGRHDACIALRVPVVLEAVTAAVLADLMLQEGRIPRIWPA from the coding sequence TTGAACGGTTTCGGACGCCTGTTCCGCCTGTCCATCCTCGGCGAAAGCCACGGACCCTGCGTGGGCGTCCTCCTGGACGGGGTTCCCGCCGGGCTGCCCCTGGCGCCCCCGGCCTTCGAGGCCGACATGGCCCGGCGCCGGGGCGGAGGGGCGCCCGGCACCACGCCCCGCCGGGAGGACGACACGGCCCTCCTGCAGACCGGGGTCCACGAGGGCCGCACGACGGGCGCGCCCCTCCTGATCCTCTTCGAGAACCGGAACACGGATTCCTCGGCCTACGCGGCCCTGCGCCACACTCCCCGGCCCGGGCACGCTGACTGGGTGGCCATGCGGAAATTCGGGGGCTTCAACGACCTCCGGGGCAGCGGCCACTTCTCGGGCCGGCTCACGGCGGGGCTGGTGGCCGCGGGCGTCGTGGCCAAGCAGCTGCTGGCGCCGGTGCGGGTCGAGGCCCGGCTGACGGAGGCCGGAGGCAAGGCCGACGTGGAGCGGGCCGTGGCCGAGGCCATGGCCGCGGGCGATTCCGTGGGCGGCCTCGTGGAATGCCGCGTGCAGGGCCTGCCGGCGGGGCTGGGCGAGCCGTTCTTCGACAGCGTGGAGAGCCTCCTGGCCCACGCCGCCTTCGCCATCCCGGCCGTGAAGGGGATCGAGTTCGGCGATGGGTTCCAGGTGGCCCGCTTGCGCGGCAGTCAGGTCAACGACCCCATCGCGGACATGGCGGGCCGCACGGCCACCAACCACGCCGGGGGCATCAACGGCGGCATCACCAACGGGAACGAGCTGGTCTTCCGGGTGGCGGTGAAGCCGACCTCCAGCATCAAGGCCCCCCAGACCACCCTGGATCTGCGCACCCAGGCGCCCGCGGAGCTGAAGGTGGGCGGCCGCCACGACGCCTGCATCGCCCTGCGGGTCCCCGTGGTCCTGGAGGCCGTCACGGCCGCCGTCCTCGCGGACCTGATGCTCCAGGAGGGCCGGATCCCACGGATCTGGCCGGCCTGA
- a CDS encoding anthranilate synthase component I family protein has product MHPTPTSAPPLVMAFPADLTTPVRAFLALTEPGQDAYLLESVTGGESQARFSFIGLDAVEVFEAGTTAALVRDGRRTELPSPPLEALAAWAASLRAETPEVPVPFLGGAVGWADFSAFALAEPALAGAFPGARAPRLRFGRFASGLVLDHLKQQGYLYHFPEAGHGEARLRDLAARLEGALPERPGPPVFTPTRRPDRAHFGRGFAAVQEAILAGDAYQVVLSEPFEGTFAGDPFEVYRRLRRLNPSPYHFFVSLGGRQLVGASPEMLVRVEGRGVATVPIAGTRRRTGDAAEDDRLAEELKADPKERAEHAMLVDLSRNDLGRVCEHGSVTVPVREQVERFSHVMHMISEVHGRLRTGLRPLDALWSAFPAGTLSGAPKISATRILSALEGEDRGAYGGGVGILDRTGNLEIAITIRSLEIHAGRARFRAGAGIVADSAEASEWEEIHAKAGVLLEALGASR; this is encoded by the coding sequence ATGCATCCCACGCCCACCTCCGCGCCCCCCCTGGTGATGGCCTTCCCGGCCGACCTCACCACGCCCGTCCGGGCCTTCCTGGCCCTGACGGAGCCGGGGCAGGACGCCTACCTCCTGGAATCCGTCACCGGCGGGGAGTCCCAGGCCCGCTTCAGCTTCATCGGCCTGGACGCCGTGGAGGTCTTCGAGGCGGGGACCACGGCGGCCCTGGTGCGGGACGGCCGCAGGACGGAGCTGCCCTCGCCCCCCCTGGAGGCCCTGGCGGCCTGGGCCGCCTCCCTGCGGGCCGAGACCCCGGAGGTGCCGGTGCCCTTCCTGGGCGGGGCCGTGGGGTGGGCGGACTTCAGCGCCTTCGCCCTCGCCGAGCCGGCCCTCGCCGGCGCCTTCCCCGGGGCCCGGGCGCCCCGCCTGCGCTTCGGCCGCTTCGCCTCGGGCCTCGTGCTGGACCACCTGAAGCAGCAGGGCTACCTCTACCACTTCCCGGAGGCCGGGCACGGCGAGGCGCGGCTGCGGGACCTGGCGGCCCGCCTCGAGGGGGCCCTGCCGGAGCGCCCCGGGCCCCCGGTCTTCACCCCCACGCGCCGGCCGGACCGGGCCCACTTCGGCCGGGGCTTCGCGGCGGTCCAGGAGGCCATCCTGGCCGGGGACGCCTACCAGGTGGTGCTCTCCGAGCCCTTCGAGGGGACCTTCGCGGGGGACCCCTTCGAGGTCTACCGCCGCCTGCGCCGCCTCAACCCCAGCCCCTACCACTTCTTCGTGAGCCTCGGGGGCAGGCAGCTCGTGGGGGCCTCGCCCGAGATGCTGGTGCGGGTGGAGGGCAGGGGCGTGGCCACCGTCCCCATCGCCGGCACCCGGCGGCGCACGGGGGACGCGGCCGAGGACGACCGGCTCGCGGAGGAGCTCAAGGCCGATCCCAAGGAGCGGGCGGAGCACGCCATGCTGGTGGACCTCAGCCGCAACGACCTGGGCCGCGTGTGCGAGCACGGGTCGGTGACCGTGCCCGTGCGGGAGCAGGTGGAGCGGTTCAGCCACGTGATGCACATGATCAGCGAGGTCCACGGCAGGCTCCGGACGGGCCTGCGCCCCCTGGACGCGCTCTGGAGCGCCTTCCCCGCCGGCACCCTCAGCGGCGCCCCCAAGATCAGCGCCACCCGGATCCTCTCGGCGCTGGAGGGGGAGGACCGGGGGGCGTACGGCGGCGGCGTGGGCATCCTGGACCGCACCGGGAACCTGGAGATCGCCATCACCATCCGCAGCCTGGAGATCCATGCCGGCAGGGCGCGCTTCCGCGCCGGGGCCGGCATCGTGGCCGACTCGGCGGAGGCCTCCGAATGGGAGGAGATCCACGCCAAGGCCGGCGTCCTGCTCGAAGCCCTGGGAGCCTCCCGATGA
- the aroF gene encoding 3-deoxy-7-phosphoheptulonate synthase, translating into MLVKLADPAVSLEASLPGARRLDLPFGSFLALLGPDHPSLEAVQALPGVAWARATGSKPLLAARETFPGGSRVALGGREVGGGTLALMGGPCSVEDREQILTTARFIAACGATGLRGGAYKPRTSPYAFQGLGHAGVELLREAGDASGLPVITEVMEPGDVEAMAPLVDCFQIGARNMSSAPLLRAVGRAGKPVLLKRGPSATLLEFVLAAEYVLLEGNPHVILCERGIRTFETATRNTLDLNAVPVLKELAHLPVVVDPSHGTGRRDAVIPMARAAVAAGADGIIVEVHPDPSKALSDGDQSLHLHEFQRLAEELGPVARAVGRRFDLPRSGADGVPYIRRAVGWGSAN; encoded by the coding sequence ATGCTCGTGAAGCTCGCCGATCCCGCCGTCTCCCTGGAGGCCTCCCTTCCCGGCGCCCGCCGCCTGGACCTGCCCTTCGGATCCTTCCTGGCCCTCCTGGGCCCGGACCACCCCTCCCTGGAGGCCGTGCAGGCCCTGCCGGGCGTGGCCTGGGCCCGGGCGACCGGCTCCAAGCCCCTCCTCGCCGCCCGGGAGACTTTCCCCGGCGGGAGCCGGGTGGCCCTGGGCGGGCGGGAGGTGGGAGGCGGCACCCTGGCCCTCATGGGCGGCCCCTGCTCCGTGGAGGACCGGGAGCAGATCCTCACCACCGCGCGGTTCATCGCGGCCTGCGGCGCCACGGGCCTGCGGGGCGGGGCCTACAAGCCCCGCACCTCGCCCTACGCCTTCCAGGGCCTGGGCCACGCGGGGGTGGAGCTGCTCCGCGAGGCGGGGGACGCCTCGGGCCTGCCGGTCATCACCGAGGTCATGGAGCCCGGCGACGTGGAGGCCATGGCCCCCCTCGTGGACTGCTTCCAGATCGGGGCCCGCAACATGTCCAGCGCGCCCCTGCTGCGCGCGGTGGGCAGGGCGGGGAAGCCCGTCCTCCTGAAGCGCGGGCCCTCGGCCACGCTCCTGGAGTTCGTGCTGGCCGCGGAATACGTGCTGCTCGAGGGCAACCCGCACGTGATCCTCTGCGAGCGGGGCATCCGGACCTTCGAGACGGCCACCCGCAACACCCTGGACCTGAACGCGGTGCCCGTCCTCAAGGAGCTCGCCCACCTGCCCGTGGTGGTGGACCCCTCCCACGGCACGGGCCGCCGGGACGCGGTGATCCCCATGGCCCGGGCCGCCGTGGCCGCGGGGGCGGACGGGATCATCGTGGAGGTCCACCCGGATCCCTCGAAGGCCCTGTCGGACGGGGACCAGAGCCTGCACCTCCACGAGTTCCAGCGCCTCGCCGAGGAGCTGGGTCCCGTGGCCCGCGCCGTGGGGCGGCGCTTCGACCTGCCGCGCTCGGGCGCGGACGGGGTGCCCTACATCCGCCGCGCCGTGGGCTGGGGCTCCGCGAACTGA
- a CDS encoding TonB-dependent receptor: MKALLYTLVAGPALMAAATSGSGLVTGTVRDEQGHPVPGAVVALEHRITGHRQTAVTDKAGRFALRNVPFNDYHLEARAPGLTTAHKDVSIRSGLPVETDLRLAAAGAVVVVEEEADLIEDHPSSHVDFDRATIAREPAAVASRALESAILATPGFIQDENGRFHFRGSHGQVMYVIDGVPVTDQMQAAFSNSLDPGQVDAMEVVTGGISAEYGGKPGAVVNLTSRSGLGTPGGFQGEVSAGASRFSTYEAGFALRGSTDRMGWFATASGSTSDRYLDPVNFDNFHNHGTTGRVATRFDWLLTDHDTLRVSASGGSTSREVANLASQEALGQDQRARTTDANLSVGWTRLLDGGASLETVVFARRAGARLDPTSGQAPDPLKDFPVWASQDRTLDNLGASVAWQGKDALGSTKAGLQYTRFPLRERFAFAVTDDAMAPAGDPLHAYTPAGGGSIFRFDESHAPVLASGYVQREIRTGGWNLGLGLRYDSWTFRGDESHQLQPRIALSYSFPGSSTLVRVSYDRLLITPENENLAMSTSQATWDLAGGAGTVPALRPEIQDSWLVGVERQLGAHLKATLDYWWKVSRNSADSDQFYNTGIVFPVAAARGRFHGMDLRLDLAEIHGFSGYLSAGTVRTVFRTPTVGGLSGAEGSDGPAGQPYLIDHDEKLNVQLGLRWQQGSFFAQAVGRYDSGLVAGEPGDVAGNPDYAFGIPYVRVENDRLVGPVYRIRPRTVWNVNLGRTFPVGAGRTLQATASLLNVFDEKGLYNFLSTFGGTHVIPPRTLALGLKYSF, from the coding sequence ATGAAAGCACTTCTCTACACCCTGGTCGCCGGACCGGCCCTCATGGCGGCCGCCACCTCGGGCAGCGGCCTCGTGACCGGCACCGTGCGCGACGAGCAGGGCCACCCGGTCCCCGGGGCCGTGGTGGCCCTGGAGCACCGCATCACCGGCCACCGCCAGACGGCGGTGACGGACAAGGCCGGGCGCTTCGCCCTCCGCAACGTGCCCTTCAACGACTACCACCTGGAGGCCCGGGCCCCCGGGCTCACCACCGCCCACAAGGACGTCTCCATCCGTTCGGGCCTGCCGGTGGAGACGGACCTGCGCCTGGCGGCGGCCGGCGCCGTCGTGGTGGTGGAGGAGGAGGCCGACCTCATCGAGGACCACCCTTCCTCGCACGTGGACTTCGACCGCGCCACCATCGCCCGCGAGCCCGCCGCCGTGGCCAGCCGGGCCCTGGAGAGCGCGATCCTGGCGACCCCCGGCTTCATCCAGGACGAGAACGGGCGGTTCCACTTCCGGGGCAGCCACGGCCAGGTGATGTACGTCATCGACGGCGTCCCCGTCACGGACCAGATGCAGGCCGCCTTCTCCAACAGCCTGGACCCGGGCCAGGTCGACGCCATGGAGGTGGTCACCGGCGGCATCTCCGCGGAGTACGGCGGAAAGCCCGGGGCCGTCGTGAACCTGACGTCCCGCTCCGGGCTCGGCACCCCCGGCGGCTTCCAGGGCGAGGTCTCCGCGGGCGCCTCCCGCTTCTCCACCTACGAGGCCGGGTTCGCCCTGCGCGGCAGCACGGACCGCATGGGCTGGTTCGCCACCGCCTCGGGCTCCACCAGCGACCGCTACCTGGACCCCGTCAACTTCGACAACTTCCACAACCACGGGACCACCGGGCGCGTCGCCACCCGCTTCGACTGGCTCCTGACCGACCACGACACCCTGCGCGTCTCCGCCTCGGGCGGGTCCACCTCCCGGGAGGTCGCCAACCTCGCGAGCCAGGAAGCCCTGGGCCAGGACCAGCGGGCCCGCACCACCGACGCCAACCTGAGCGTGGGCTGGACCCGCCTCCTGGACGGAGGCGCCAGCCTGGAGACCGTGGTCTTCGCGCGGCGCGCCGGCGCCCGCCTGGATCCCACCTCCGGCCAGGCCCCCGACCCCCTGAAGGACTTCCCCGTGTGGGCCTCCCAGGACCGGACCCTGGACAACCTGGGCGCCTCCGTCGCCTGGCAGGGCAAGGACGCCCTCGGCAGCACCAAGGCCGGGCTCCAGTACACCCGGTTCCCCCTGCGGGAGCGGTTCGCCTTCGCCGTGACCGACGACGCCATGGCCCCCGCCGGCGACCCCCTCCACGCCTACACCCCCGCCGGAGGCGGCTCCATCTTCCGCTTCGACGAGTCCCACGCGCCCGTGCTGGCCTCCGGCTACGTGCAGCGCGAGATCCGCACCGGCGGCTGGAACCTGGGCCTCGGCCTGCGCTACGACAGCTGGACCTTCCGGGGCGACGAATCCCACCAGCTCCAGCCCCGCATCGCCCTGAGCTATTCCTTCCCGGGCTCCTCGACCCTCGTGCGCGTCTCCTACGACCGCCTCCTCATCACCCCCGAGAACGAGAACCTGGCCATGTCCACCTCCCAGGCCACCTGGGACCTCGCCGGCGGCGCCGGCACCGTCCCCGCCCTGAGGCCCGAGATCCAGGACAGCTGGCTCGTCGGCGTCGAGCGGCAGCTGGGCGCCCACCTCAAGGCCACCCTGGACTACTGGTGGAAGGTCAGCCGGAACAGCGCCGACAGCGACCAGTTCTACAACACGGGCATCGTCTTCCCCGTCGCCGCGGCCCGCGGGCGCTTCCACGGCATGGACCTGCGGCTCGACCTGGCGGAGATCCACGGCTTCTCCGGCTACCTCAGCGCCGGCACCGTGCGCACCGTCTTCCGCACCCCCACCGTGGGCGGCCTCTCCGGCGCCGAGGGCTCCGACGGCCCCGCCGGCCAGCCCTACCTGATCGACCACGACGAGAAGCTCAACGTCCAGCTGGGCCTCCGCTGGCAGCAGGGAAGCTTCTTCGCCCAGGCCGTGGGCCGCTACGATTCCGGCCTCGTCGCCGGCGAACCCGGGGACGTGGCGGGCAACCCCGACTACGCCTTCGGCATCCCCTACGTGCGCGTGGAGAACGACCGGCTCGTGGGACCGGTCTACCGCATCCGCCCCCGCACCGTCTGGAACGTGAACCTGGGCCGGACCTTCCCCGTGGGCGCCGGCAGGACCCTCCAGGCCACCGCCTCCCTCCTGAACGTCTTCGACGAGAAGGGCCTCTACAACTTCCTCAGCACCTTCGGGGGCACCCACGTCATCCCCCCCCGCACCCTGGCGCTCGGCCTGAAATACAGCTTCTAG
- a CDS encoding PAS domain-containing hybrid sensor histidine kinase/response regulator, which translates to MRQRDPAPREAQPAPAVPGSLFDWIMAQAREVFFSLGPDGTFQAVGTGSQEIWGRPPRDLLGRAFLDLVDPGDRDAAARFLEQGWAEGPTASHRCRFLGPDGRRVLLVWRVARSHGGRLTYGMARPYVDREDGEGAAANAVRELEVFKNALDEHAIVAVTDARGRITYVNDKFCAISKYDREELLGKDHRIINSGHHPKAFFTDLWGTIKAGRVWKGEIRNKAKDGSFYWVDTTIVPYLDPQGVPYQYVAIRADITQRKEGEEAIRQSQKLESLGVLAGGIAHDFNNLLTTIMGNCSLAAMTLPAESPAASFLEQIEKAAVRAADLTRQLLAYAGKGQVTVARVNLNILVREMTELLAVSISKKAAIRLDLAQGLPDVLADPAQMQQIVMNLVTNASEALSHEEGGAITLRTGEQVLDATYLATLVPSIPIPPGRYVVMEVSDTGCGMSRETVQRIFDPFFTTKFTGRGLGLSALMGILRTHGGSIKVYSEVGHGTSMKIFLPRITSETSGPAEAEAEPPQAQGVLLVVEDEAPARSVATALAGAMGLRVLEASDGAEGLAVFARHREEIDVVLMDLTMPRMDGREAFRAMKELRPDVPIVLTSGYSEPFAVSDFADGGLAGFLPKPYNRAQFEAVIGKVFA; encoded by the coding sequence ATGCGTCAGCGCGATCCAGCCCCCCGGGAAGCCCAGCCCGCCCCAGCGGTCCCCGGATCCCTCTTCGACTGGATCATGGCCCAGGCCCGGGAGGTCTTCTTCTCCCTGGGGCCGGACGGAACCTTCCAGGCGGTGGGGACGGGAAGCCAGGAGATCTGGGGCCGCCCCCCCCGGGATCTGCTCGGCCGCGCCTTCCTGGACCTGGTGGACCCCGGGGACCGGGACGCGGCTGCGCGGTTCCTGGAGCAGGGCTGGGCGGAGGGTCCCACGGCCTCGCACCGCTGCCGGTTCCTGGGGCCGGACGGGCGTCGGGTCCTCCTGGTGTGGCGGGTGGCCCGGAGCCACGGGGGCCGCCTCACCTACGGGATGGCCCGCCCCTACGTCGACCGCGAGGACGGCGAGGGGGCCGCGGCCAATGCGGTGCGGGAGCTGGAGGTGTTCAAGAACGCCCTGGACGAGCACGCCATCGTCGCCGTCACGGACGCCCGGGGCCGCATCACCTACGTCAACGACAAGTTCTGCGCCATCTCCAAGTACGACCGGGAGGAGCTCCTCGGCAAGGATCACCGCATCATCAACAGCGGGCACCACCCCAAGGCCTTCTTCACGGACCTGTGGGGCACCATCAAGGCCGGCCGGGTGTGGAAGGGCGAGATCCGGAACAAGGCCAAGGACGGGTCCTTCTACTGGGTGGACACGACGATCGTCCCCTACCTGGACCCCCAGGGCGTGCCCTACCAGTACGTGGCCATCCGCGCGGACATCACCCAGCGCAAGGAGGGGGAGGAGGCCATCCGCCAGAGCCAGAAGCTGGAGAGCCTCGGCGTGCTGGCGGGGGGGATCGCCCACGACTTCAACAACCTCCTGACGACCATCATGGGGAACTGCAGCCTCGCGGCCATGACCCTGCCCGCGGAGAGCCCCGCCGCGTCCTTCCTCGAGCAGATCGAGAAGGCCGCGGTCCGGGCCGCGGACCTCACCCGCCAGCTCCTGGCCTACGCGGGGAAGGGGCAGGTGACGGTGGCGCGGGTCAACCTGAACATCCTCGTGCGGGAGATGACGGAGCTGCTGGCGGTGTCCATCTCCAAGAAGGCCGCGATCCGCCTGGACCTGGCCCAGGGCCTCCCGGACGTGTTGGCGGACCCGGCGCAGATGCAGCAGATCGTCATGAACCTCGTCACGAACGCCTCCGAGGCCCTCTCCCACGAGGAGGGAGGCGCCATCACCCTGCGGACCGGGGAGCAGGTCCTGGACGCCACCTACCTCGCGACCCTGGTGCCGTCCATCCCGATCCCGCCGGGCCGCTACGTGGTCATGGAGGTGTCGGACACCGGCTGCGGCATGTCGCGGGAGACGGTGCAGCGGATCTTCGACCCGTTCTTCACGACGAAGTTCACGGGCCGGGGCCTGGGCCTCTCCGCGCTCATGGGCATCCTGCGCACGCACGGGGGCAGCATCAAGGTCTACAGCGAGGTGGGCCACGGCACCTCCATGAAGATCTTCCTGCCCCGCATCACCTCGGAGACCTCCGGACCCGCGGAGGCCGAGGCGGAGCCCCCCCAGGCCCAGGGGGTGCTGCTCGTCGTGGAGGACGAGGCGCCGGCGCGGTCCGTCGCCACGGCGCTGGCGGGGGCCATGGGGCTGCGCGTCCTGGAGGCCTCCGACGGGGCCGAGGGCCTGGCCGTTTTCGCCCGCCACCGGGAGGAGATCGACGTGGTGCTCATGGACCTGACGATGCCCCGCATGGACGGCCGCGAGGCCTTCCGGGCCATGAAGGAGCTGAGGCCCGACGTCCCCATCGTCCTCACGAGCGGCTACAGCGAGCCCTTCGCCGTCAGCGACTTCGCCGACGGCGGCCTCGCCGGGTTCCTCCCCAAGCCCTACAACCGCGCCCAGTTCGAAGCCGTGATCGGCAAGGTGTTCGCCTAG